The sequence GACCTGAACGTGTACGCGGGTAGTCTCGCTGAACTTTCCCGCCCGTGGAACCGATGAAAGGCTATTCGGATTTCGGTAACTCGGACGTTGCAAAGGCTGCAGAGTCACTCCATCGGTTGTCTGATATTGACTCTGCCACGCGTCTGTCCAAGTTGCAACCTGATCTTGCCGTAGCCGTGCTCTCGGCAGTGGATGTTGAGTCGGAGTGTAGGTGGCTCTCAGCACTCTTTGGTCTCCATCCAGAGAAGGCCCTCTCACTTAAGTGTCGCCTTACGCACCCGCATCACGTTCTTGATCTTCGGCCAGAATGGCGCAAGGAGTTCCTCGCCCTGATTAGCGTTCGTGTTCTACTGCCAGTCTACAAACAGGCTGATCTTGACGAAAGAGCCGCGCTACGCGACTCGTTGTCCCTGGCCCGGGGGTTGCTGCTCCGGATCCTCGCAACTTTTCCCGGCCGAAGCGATACCCGGTCGTTCGTTGAGAAGCTGTCCTTGTTTCTGATCAAATCGGGTCCCTCGGTCCTGCTACGGTATTGACGGGCGGGAACGTCGCATAACTCCCGCTGGCCGCTGCGCGCCTCCGCTACGCTCCGGTGCTCGGCCGCTCGTTCCTCTCGGGAAACATTCGGGCTTTGCCCTCATTTTTTTCCCTCGTGCGGAAACGCGCCGGGGAGGAGAAAAGAAGGCGCGTTCCGCACCGGAACTCGGGCACATGCTCGCTGCGACCGCACGTCGGCTAGCTTGATACGTTAGGCGAAATACCCTGTCGGGAGGAAACCATGTCTTGGAAAATCGGGGTTTATGAACTAGAGCACGAGCCACAGACCGTTCGTGACGCCATTCAGAAAATCTACTCTGAGCATCAACCTGCTGCCGTTCGAAAAGAATCCTATTCATTTCAACATGATTATGATCCCCTACCCGACAAAGACATACAAGAAATTCTAGGCGCGGCAGCTAAGCACAACTCGCCTATTGGTCTCTATGCAAATTTTGAAGCTTTCCTGGTTAATCCCGGACAAAAACGCGGAGAGTATTTGCTGTTCTCCGTTCCAATTCTACTGAAGCAAATCACGTCATTGTTCCCTCAATTTGTCGGAACTTTTTCTACTGTTCCAGATCCGGTGCGTCAGCTGGATTCTAAAAGTATCTCCGCAAAGGGAATCCGCTACGAAAAGGCTAGGCTAATCGCATCGGTTGTGGAGATCGCTCACGCTCCGATCGGAGATGATTGCATCGTTCGCATTTTTTGGTAACCCCCCCGCAGGGTACTGCGCATTACTCTCGCAAACAGCTCCGCGCCTCCGCTACACTACGTTCCGCTACGGTACTCGGTCCTGGCACTCTCAGCAAACGGCTCACAAGTTCCTTTTTTTTGCTCGCGCGGGCGCGTGCGGATTCAGGAATATCAAAAAGCGCAGGCGCCGCGCCGTGCTGCGGACAATTTGCTCGCTTCGCTCGCAACTTCTGTTAGCTTCATACGTTATGCGCAATTGGGCGAGCTCAACGGGCCTAGCCACGAACGACACCTTTACGTTCCGGTATTTCTCCTACTTCTCGATCCTGCCGTACGTAACTATCGTCGGTTCCGGCAAAATGACCGGCACGGGAAGTCCGTTGGTGATTCACTACTCCCTACGCACCTTTGAAAAAGTCATTTGCGGGGCAGGCGTGGTTTTGCTTGCCTTGACAGGCTTGGGCGCCGCCCTCACGCAAACTCTGCCCGCTCTCCTTGAGGCCATCCCCATCGCCTTGGCTCTGACCGCCCACTACACGCTTTTGCGCAGCAACGTTTTCAAGCTCATCAAGGTATTCCGGACAGCCGTTGAAACAACTCAACCCGGTCCAGCGCGCGCAAACGCTCGCATAACTTCGGGTAAACGCTCCGCTCCTCGGGCATAGCCCTGCGGTGCTCGGGTTTCGCCCCTCTCCGCAGAACGGCTCACATGTTCGCCTTTTCTGCTCCGTCCGAATGCGCGCCGCCCTTTGGGCTGAAAATATGGCGCGCACCGGACCGCACTCAACCACATTGGCGCTCCGCGCCAACGTCGGTTACCCTTGACGTGCCCCCGCGCAGGGGGTAGACTCTTTGAAAATCGAAGCTTGACGTCAAGTGGATGATTTATTACATTGTAATACAATGAGGCAGGTGGTTTCAATCAGCATGGGCGATGACCTCGTCCGCAAGCTCAACCGGCTTGCAAAGCAAAAGCACGCCACGAGGAGCGACATCGTTCAAGAGGCGGTTCGTCAGTACGTCTTCCTCCAAGAAACTGCACGCATTCGAGGGCAACTACGCCCTTATGCAGAGAAGGCCGGCATATTTTCCGAGGAAGAGCTTCTTTCTAAACTCAGTTGAAGCTCGTCCTGGACACGAATATTCTCGTATCTGCCCTCGTTTTTTCGGGTGTCGCCGCTGATATTTTCGAAGAAGCTGTTCGTAAGCACGAAGTGTACCTCACGGAAGAAATCCTTAAGGAGTTCACCCGGATTGTCCAGAAGAAGCTCAAAGTCCCGAAAGCAGCAACGACTCAATATGCGAAGCATCTTCGATCAGGATTCTTTGTCGTCTCCTCCGACAACAGTCCGCCAGAAATCTGCCGAGATCCCAAAGATAATCTCATACTCCAATTGGCAGACTTCGTGAGTGCGGACTTTATCATTACGGGGGACAAGGACCTTCTTGTTCTGGAGAAATTTGGGCAGACCATCATCGTCGATATGCGGACTTTTCGCGCTCAAAATCCAAGTCTTCCGTAGTTGGACTTCCTCCGCTTTCGTGGACACGCTCATGCCGCCTCCTGTTTGCGGCTGAACTTCTTCGGCGCCAGGCAGCCCAGCGCTGAATGTCTTCTCTGTCAATTGTAGAATACTTTAATATAGTCAAACAATTTTCTTTTTGCCGCGGCGAGCGACTCATACGAAGTCCGGTAGATCTCCTCAATCTTGAGCATTGCGAAGAATGACTCCATCGGCGCGTTGTTGTAGCAATTGCCCTTTCGGCTCATGCTCTGTCGAAATCTGCCGCGCTTGAGTTCTTTTCGGAAGTCCTTACTTGCATACTGTACGCCGCGATCGGAGTGAAAGATCAGCCCGGAAGACGGGCGGCGGCGACAGACCGCCTGATTCAGCGCGCCGAGGACGAGCTCCGTTCGCATATGGCTGGCCAGATTCCCGCCTGCGATCTGGCGACTGATTAGATCGAGCGTCACACAGGGATATACAGAGGCGCCGGTCGCCAGACGAATATAAGTAATGTCGGAGAGCCACACCTGGTTGGGCCGCAACGCCTCAAAATCCTGGTTCAGCAGGTTCGGCGAGATCCGTTGATCGTGCTTCGAGTCGGTCGTCGCTACGCGATAACGCCGGAATTTCCAGGCAAATATAGCGGCATGACGCTTCAACCGATCGATGCGATTTTTCCCCGCCCGTCGCCGCTTTTTTCGCAGAACTTCCAGAATGCGCGGCGTACCACAGGCGCCGTGCGACTCCTGGTGAATCTGCCGAATCGACGTAAGCAACTCCGCGTCTTCCTGTGAGCGGGCCGACGGCGGCCGCTACAGCCAGTGATAGTAATCGCTCCGTGACACATTCAGAACCTGACACATCTTCTTCGCTGGATATACAGAACTGTTCTCCTCGATCCAGAAAAACTTCACTTCTGCGGTTTCAAGAAGATGGCCACGGACTTTTTTAAGATATCACGCTCCTGGCAAAGATACAGATTCTCCCGGCGCAGCCGATCTACCTAGTTCTTCAAAGCTTCCGGTTGCGGCCCGCCTTCTTCGGCTACGTACTTCTCGCGCCAGCGCGCCAGGCTGTAGCCGGAAATGCCCAGATCGCTCGCCACCTGGGCGGCCGACT is a genomic window of Leptospirales bacterium containing:
- a CDS encoding ribbon-helix-helix protein, CopG family; this encodes MRQVVSISMGDDLVRKLNRLAKQKHATRSDIVQEAVRQYVFLQETARIRGQLRPYAEKAGIFSEEELLSKLS
- a CDS encoding putative toxin-antitoxin system toxin component, PIN family, producing MKLVLDTNILVSALVFSGVAADIFEEAVRKHEVYLTEEILKEFTRIVQKKLKVPKAATTQYAKHLRSGFFVVSSDNSPPEICRDPKDNLILQLADFVSADFIITGDKDLLVLEKFGQTIIVDMRTFRAQNPSLP
- a CDS encoding IS3 family transposase: MLTSIRQIHQESHGACGTPRILEVLRKKRRRAGKNRIDRLKRHAAIFAWKFRRYRVATTDSKHDQRISPNLLNQDFEALRPNQVWLSDITYIRLATGASVYPCVTLDLISRQIAGGNLASHMRTELVLGALNQAVCRRRPSSGLIFHSDRGVQYASKDFRKELKRGRFRQSMSRKGNCYNNAPMESFFAMLKIEEIYRTSYESLAAAKRKLFDYIKVFYN
- a CDS encoding transposase codes for the protein MAEKQEKRYVEQFQRDAVTHWIKSGKSAAQVASDLGISGYSLARWREKYVAEEGGPQPEALKN